One window of Quercus robur chromosome 5, dhQueRobu3.1, whole genome shotgun sequence genomic DNA carries:
- the LOC126725114 gene encoding uncharacterized protein LOC126725114 produces MELLQHFCHPEHPLVFDEDERQQRFCYGCWELIFGPSYRCIQCDIFTYPHHKSCAELPLGVYHPLHPIHPLILYNERTYHYDEYGKYEEYGKYEEYSKCELCKETHDEYTYRCYYCNFNLHVRCAILQLKAKFHDHPLTPIGKSIMFTCDICGKEGKGIPNLCAPCSLWIHRSCAFYPQRIKVIRHRHQLHLTHSSLEFHQTKSRFCQLCVQKVDTRYGLYYCSKCNFVAHLDCSLDMRNLEYINILEHEDEDEDSEPDESVDLTTYKVKKFIEREDGTQIAIEIAHFSHDHDLKFVNEAQNNQKCNGCARDICPPFYSCVKCKFFLHESCAKLPKKKRHPLHRHPLTLLAKSPSRTKTFACYSCGWRCNGFIYTCETCIFELDVQCSLTPDILTHEGHEHQLILSSTANLQTCTACGGKGNHVFRCTNCEFALDFKCATLPLSTMYKEHEHPFTLCYSAEDNSSEYYCDICENKRDQKHWFYYCGECSYPAHPECIFRRSPNFK; encoded by the coding sequence ATGGAGCTACTTCAACATTTTTGCCATCCAGAACATCCCTTGGTCTTTGATGAAGATGAGAGACAACAACGGTTCTGTTATGGGTGTTGGGAACTAATATTTGGTCCTAGTTATAGGTGTATACAATGTGATATATTTACATACCCTCATCATAAATCTTGTGCCGAACTACCCCTTGGAGTGTACCACCCTTTGCACCCAATACATCCTCTTATTCTCTATAATGAAAGGACATATCACTATGACGAATATGGCAAATATGAAGAATATGGCAAATATGAAGAATATAGCAAATGTGAACTTTGTAAAGAAACTCATGATGAATACACTTATCGATGTTACTATTGCAACTTTAACCTTCACGTCAGATGTGCTATTTTACAACTTAAAGCTAAATTCCATGACCACCCATTGACTCCCATTGGCAAGTCAATCATGTTCACTTGTGACATTTGTGGCAAAGAAGGAAAGGGCATCCCTAATCTGTGTGCTCCATGCAGTCTTTGGATTCATAGAAGTTGTGCTTTTTACCCACAAAGAATCAAAGTTATACGTCACAGGCACCAGCTCCACCTCACCCATTCTTCCCTTGAATTCCATCAAACTAAGTCTCGATTTTGTCAACTTTGTGTTCAAAAAGTGGACACACGCTATGGGCTTTATTATTGCTCCAAATGCAATTTTGTTGCCCATCTTGATTGTTCTTTGGACATGAGAAACCTAGAATACATAAATATTTTGGAACATGAAGACGAAGATGAAGATTCAGAGCCTGATGAATCAGTTGACTTAACAACTTACAAAGtcaaaaaattcattgaaaGAGAGGATGGAACTCAAATAGCCATAGAAATTGCACACTTTAGTCATGATCATGACTTAAAGTTTGTTAATGAGGctcaaaataaccaaaaatgcAATGGGTGTGCACGAGACATTTGCCCTCCTTTTTATAGTTGTGTAAAGTGTAAATTCTTCCTTCATGAATCTTGTgcaaaattacccaaaaaaaaacgaCACCCCCTTCATCGACACCCACTCACCCTCCTCGCAAAGTCACCTAGTAGGACTAAGACATTTGCATGTTATTCATGTGGTTGGCGTTGCAATGGTTTCATCTATACTTGCGAGACATGCATATTTGAACTTGATGTTCAATGTAGTTTGACACCAGACATCCTTACCCATGAAGGTCATGAGCACCAACTTATCCTCTCCAGCACAGCTAATTTACAAACTTGCACTGCTTGTGGTGGTAAAGGAAACCATGTATTCCGATGTACCAATTGTGAATTTGCATTGGACTTTAAATGCGCAACACTACCACTTTCTACAATGTACAAAGAACATGAGCATCCATTCACTCTCTGCTATTCTGCTGAAGATAACTCCAGTGAATATTATTGTGATATATGTGAAAATAAACGAGACCAAAAGCATTGGTTCTATTACTGTGGAGAATGTAGCTATCCTGCTCATCCCGAATGTATTTTTAGAAGATCCCCAAATTTCAAGTAA